Proteins encoded in a region of the Trichosurus vulpecula isolate mTriVul1 chromosome 9, mTriVul1.pri, whole genome shotgun sequence genome:
- the LOC118831586 gene encoding 60S ribosomal protein L31-like: MAPAKKGGEKKKGRSAINEVVTREYTINIHKRIHGVGFKKRAPRALKEIRKFAMKEMGTPDVRIDTRLNKAVWDKGIRNVPYRIRVRLSRKRNEDEDSPNKLYTLVTYVPVTTFKSLQTVNVDEN, translated from the coding sequence ATGGCTCCCGCGAAGAaaggtggagagaaaaagaagggacgTTCTGCCATCAACGAGGTGGTGACCAGGGAGTATACCATCAACATTCACAAGAGGATTCATGGAGTAGGCTTCAAAAAGCGAGCTCCCCGGGCTCTGAAAGAAATTCGCAAATTTGCCATGAAAGAAATGGGAACTCCAGATGTACGCATTGACACCAGACTCAACAAAGCTGTTTGGGACAAAGGAATAAGGAATGTCCCATACCGTATCCGAGTGCGTTTGTCCAGGAAACGCAATGAGGATGAAGATTCACCTAACAAGCTGTATACCTTGGTTACTTATGTACCTGTCACCACTTTCAAAAGCTTACAGACAGTCAATGTGGATGAAAACTAA